A stretch of the Desulfobulbaceae bacterium genome encodes the following:
- a CDS encoding ankyrin repeat domain-containing protein translates to MLKKSQSLLALLLTVILAVALARWWGDPGKEAIHTTQNSAEKIIHQQPPPTPEQIANESTKTTETGTINIGAHDQINKDTPREHMEIDGLIKSTAAENGASDIEAKNEFEKTPLMVAAGEGNAELVKELLDKGADVNAKTDTLGRTAMIIAARYGQSEVVDILLRAGADVNVQTTMGCTALLHASAHGHSEVVGTLLSNNAETDAQTTKGYTPLMEATKEGHSEIVKMLLKHGANVNITDISGKTADDYATKEETHALIHELLK, encoded by the coding sequence ATGTTAAAAAAATCGCAATCATTGTTAGCCCTATTATTAACCGTGATATTGGCAGTTGCCTTAGCCCGCTGGTGGGGCGATCCGGGAAAAGAGGCCATCCATACGACTCAGAACTCTGCAGAAAAGATTATTCACCAGCAGCCCCCCCCTACCCCTGAACAAATAGCCAATGAGAGTACCAAAACCACTGAAACTGGCACGATTAACATCGGCGCTCATGATCAGATTAACAAAGATACTCCTCGAGAACACATGGAGATCGATGGTCTAATTAAATCTACTGCCGCAGAAAATGGAGCATCCGACATTGAAGCTAAAAATGAATTTGAAAAAACGCCTTTAATGGTTGCCGCAGGCGAAGGTAACGCGGAACTTGTAAAGGAGTTACTGGATAAAGGGGCTGATGTTAATGCAAAGACAGATACCTTAGGCCGCACGGCCATGATAATAGCTGCCCGGTACGGCCAATCAGAAGTTGTAGATATCTTGCTGCGAGCAGGTGCGGACGTCAATGTCCAGACAACTATGGGCTGTACAGCTTTACTGCATGCGTCAGCACATGGACATTCGGAAGTTGTTGGAACCTTACTGAGCAACAACGCAGAGACCGATGCACAAACAACTAAAGGCTACACACCGCTCATGGAGGCTACCAAGGAAGGACATAGCGAGATTGTAAAAATGCTGCTTAAGCACGGCGCTAATGTCAATATTACTGACATATCAGGCAAGACCGCGGATGATTATGCCACGAAAGAAGAGACACATGCTTTGATACATGAATTGCTAAAATAG
- the groL gene encoding chaperonin GroEL, whose protein sequence is MGAKEIKYSVKARESLLAGVNALADAVKVTLGPKGRNVLLEKSYGAPTMTKDGVSVAKEIELADKFENMGAQMVREVASKTSDVAGDGTTTATLLAQAIFREGAKLVAAGNNPMEIKRGIDKSVACVVDELAKISNPTKEQKEIAQVGTISANNDETIGKIIAEAMDKVGKEGVITVEEAKSMETTLDVVEGMQFDRGYLSPYFVTDPEKMAVNLDEPLILINEKKISNMKDLLPILEQVAKLGKPLCIIAEDVDGEALATLVVNKLRGTLNIAAVKAPGFGDRRKAMLEDIATLTGGQVITEDLGIKLENVTLNDLGKAKRIVIDKDNTTIVDGAGDKASLAARVKQIRSQVDASTSDYDREKLQERLAKLIGGVAVINVGAATEVEMKVKKARVEDALNATRAAVEEGIVPGGGVAYLRCLKALEALEMSHDQSFGKKIILRALEEPIRQIACNSGCEGSVVVEKVKNMEGGMGFNAYTEVYENLLEAGVIDPTKVTRTALQNAASIAGMMLTTECAIAEKPSDDKGMGGMPPGGMGGMGGMGGMGGMM, encoded by the coding sequence ATGGGAGCAAAAGAAATTAAGTACAGTGTAAAGGCACGTGAATCTCTGCTGGCCGGCGTTAATGCCTTGGCCGATGCAGTTAAGGTTACTCTTGGGCCGAAAGGCCGCAATGTCTTGTTGGAAAAATCCTATGGCGCGCCGACCATGACCAAAGACGGCGTCAGCGTTGCCAAAGAGATTGAGCTTGCTGATAAGTTTGAGAATATGGGCGCGCAGATGGTCCGTGAGGTTGCCTCTAAGACTAGTGATGTGGCCGGTGACGGTACCACTACTGCTACTCTTTTGGCCCAGGCCATCTTCCGTGAAGGTGCTAAGCTTGTTGCCGCTGGTAACAATCCGATGGAGATCAAGCGCGGTATCGATAAGAGTGTCGCGTGCGTGGTCGACGAATTGGCAAAAATTTCCAATCCGACCAAAGAGCAGAAAGAGATCGCTCAGGTTGGTACGATTTCCGCTAATAACGACGAGACCATCGGTAAGATCATTGCCGAGGCCATGGATAAGGTTGGCAAGGAAGGCGTAATTACTGTCGAAGAGGCTAAGAGCATGGAGACCACCCTTGACGTGGTGGAAGGCATGCAGTTTGATCGTGGCTATCTCTCTCCCTATTTTGTTACTGATCCCGAGAAGATGGCGGTCAATTTGGATGAGCCTCTGATCCTGATCAATGAGAAGAAGATCAGCAACATGAAGGACCTTCTGCCGATTCTGGAGCAGGTTGCCAAGTTAGGTAAGCCCCTTTGTATCATTGCTGAAGATGTTGACGGTGAAGCACTTGCTACCTTGGTAGTCAATAAACTTCGTGGCACTTTGAACATCGCTGCTGTCAAGGCTCCTGGTTTTGGTGATCGCAGAAAAGCGATGCTTGAAGATATCGCCACTCTGACCGGTGGACAGGTAATCACCGAGGATTTAGGCATTAAGCTTGAAAATGTTACCTTGAATGATCTGGGCAAGGCCAAGAGAATCGTGATCGATAAGGATAATACTACCATCGTTGATGGTGCTGGTGATAAGGCAAGTCTTGCTGCCCGGGTCAAGCAGATCCGGAGCCAGGTTGATGCTTCTACCTCTGATTATGATCGTGAGAAGCTGCAAGAGCGTTTGGCCAAGTTGATCGGCGGCGTAGCGGTGATCAATGTCGGTGCTGCTACTGAAGTAGAGATGAAGGTGAAGAAGGCTCGCGTTGAGGATGCATTGAATGCGACTCGTGCAGCGGTGGAAGAGGGTATCGTTCCTGGCGGCGGCGTGGCGTACTTGCGTTGCCTCAAGGCCCTCGAAGCGTTGGAGATGTCTCATGACCAGTCTTTTGGCAAGAAGATCATTCTTCGCGCTTTGGAAGAGCCCATACGTCAGATTGCTTGCAACTCAGGCTGCGAGGGTTCAGTGGTAGTGGAAAAGGTTAAGAATATGGAAGGCGGCATGGGCTTTAACGCCTATACTGAGGTTTATGAGAATCTGCTTGAGGCTGGTGTCATCGATCCGACCAAGGTTACGCGGACAGCTCTGCAGAATGCTGCCAGTATTGCAGGTATGATGTTGACCACCGAGTGCGCGATTGCTGAGAAGCCATCCGATGATAAGGGTATGGGCGGCATGCCTCCAGGCGGTATGGGCGGCATGGGTGGAATGGGTGGAATGGGCGGCATGATGTAA
- a CDS encoding co-chaperone GroES: MKIRPLNDRILVKRLEQESKTAGGLFIPDSAKEKPAEGKIVAVGNGKMNDAGQRVALEVKAGDRVLFSKYGGTEVKLDGEDFLIMREDDILGIVE; encoded by the coding sequence ATGAAGATTCGTCCGTTGAATGACCGTATTCTGGTAAAAAGACTGGAGCAGGAAAGTAAAACCGCAGGTGGTCTGTTCATCCCCGATAGCGCCAAGGAGAAACCGGCCGAGGGCAAGATCGTTGCTGTTGGCAATGGCAAAATGAATGACGCCGGTCAGCGGGTCGCTCTTGAAGTTAAGGCCGGAGACCGTGTTCTGTTCAGCAAGTATGGCGGCACAGAAGTCAAGCTTGACGGAGAAGATTTCCTCATTATGCGTGAAGACGACATCTTGGGTATTGTAGAGTAA
- a CDS encoding branched-chain amino acid aminotransferase: MNVKITPAHSEELKIKPNETSLGFGRYFTDHMFTMRYREGVGWYDMEIRKYEDFTLSPSAMGLHYGQSIFEGMKAYRGRKDRIFLFRPQDNLRRMNVSASRMCMPEIDTDQVLAAMKELIRLDQDWVPRLPGSTLYVRPTMIATEAALGVRPSREYLFFIILSPVGAYYPEGFNPVKIYVSDTYVRAVRGGVGAVKTAGNYAASIKAAMEAQALGYTQVLWLDAVERRYVEEVGTMNIFFKINGQLITPPLSGSILPGITRDSVLQLAKDWGLNVLERQISIDEVVAANDAGELEEVFGTGTAAVISPVGSLYYRGQTISLNQGQTGELSQKMFDSLQGIQYGHCPDSHGWVVPLA; encoded by the coding sequence ATGAATGTAAAAATTACCCCGGCGCACTCTGAGGAGTTGAAGATTAAGCCAAATGAAACGTCATTGGGCTTTGGAAGATATTTTACTGATCACATGTTCACGATGCGCTATCGTGAGGGCGTGGGTTGGTACGATATGGAGATCAGGAAATATGAGGATTTTACCTTGTCTCCGTCAGCCATGGGGCTTCATTACGGTCAATCTATTTTCGAGGGAATGAAGGCCTATCGAGGCAGGAAGGATCGGATTTTCTTATTTCGACCACAGGATAATTTGCGGAGGATGAATGTCTCGGCCTCCCGGATGTGTATGCCTGAAATTGATACGGACCAGGTGCTTGCCGCCATGAAGGAGCTTATTCGTTTGGATCAGGACTGGGTGCCACGGTTACCGGGTTCGACTCTTTATGTTAGGCCAACGATGATCGCCACCGAGGCCGCGTTAGGAGTTCGGCCATCAAGGGAGTATCTCTTTTTCATTATCTTGAGTCCGGTGGGCGCCTATTATCCAGAAGGGTTCAATCCTGTAAAGATTTATGTTTCTGATACCTATGTTCGAGCGGTTCGTGGGGGAGTCGGAGCCGTTAAGACAGCGGGGAATTATGCGGCTAGCATTAAGGCGGCCATGGAAGCTCAGGCACTGGGCTATACTCAGGTCCTCTGGCTTGATGCCGTTGAGCGTCGCTATGTTGAAGAAGTTGGCACAATGAATATTTTCTTTAAAATTAACGGCCAGTTGATTACTCCTCCACTTTCCGGAAGCATATTGCCTGGAATTACCAGGGATTCAGTTCTTCAGCTTGCCAAGGATTGGGGGCTCAATGTCCTTGAGCGGCAGATTTCTATTGATGAGGTGGTTGCTGCCAATGACGCAGGGGAATTGGAGGAGGTGTTTGGCACAGGGACTGCTGCTGTGATTTCCCCAGTGGGGTCTCTTTATTATCGAGGACAGACAATTTCTTTGAATCAAGGACAAACTGGTGAGTTGTCCCAAAAAATGTTCGATTCCCTGCAAGGAATCCAATACGGTCACTGTCCGGATTCTCATGGTTGGGTTGTCCCCCTTGCTTAG